One bacterium DNA segment encodes these proteins:
- a CDS encoding alcohol dehydrogenase catalytic domain-containing protein, producing the protein METMWAGVKPERAAGADFREVKIPQINDNQVLIKTIASSICGTDKHIYNWDKWAQGRLKPPLIFGHECCGEVVEVGKNIRGLKLGDFIAAESHIPCGVCKQCRMGNMHICDNLVILGVDTDGIFAEYVALPEIVCWKIDKGMDPAIASIHEPFGNAVYTTMSANVSTKRIAIIGDGPTAAFSCGIAKAVGAERIYNIGMQDFNLDICKQMGAHVSINVANDKDFKTRIWDETSGGVDVVLDMAGNQKSVETGFEILRKAGTLVMFGIPPDAVMIDVNKAIIFKGATVIGINGRKMFETWYQMQALLDGGMVDPRPVITHRYPFKNFLEAVDMFATGSQPSAKVVLMME; encoded by the coding sequence GTGGAAACGATGTGGGCCGGAGTAAAACCGGAACGGGCGGCGGGAGCCGATTTTCGTGAAGTCAAAATTCCTCAGATAAACGACAACCAGGTACTGATCAAGACCATTGCGTCTTCCATCTGCGGTACCGACAAGCATATCTACAATTGGGACAAATGGGCGCAGGGCCGCCTTAAACCACCGTTGATTTTCGGCCACGAATGTTGCGGCGAAGTTGTCGAAGTCGGCAAAAATATCCGCGGTCTCAAACTCGGCGACTTCATCGCCGCCGAATCACACATCCCCTGCGGTGTATGCAAACAATGCCGCATGGGCAACATGCACATCTGCGACAATCTCGTCATCCTCGGTGTCGACACCGACGGCATCTTTGCCGAATACGTCGCGCTCCCGGAAATCGTCTGCTGGAAAATCGACAAAGGAATGGACCCGGCAATCGCCTCGATCCACGAACCCTTCGGCAACGCGGTCTACACCACCATGTCCGCCAATGTCTCGACCAAGCGCATCGCCATCATCGGCGACGGCCCCACCGCGGCGTTTTCCTGCGGTATCGCCAAAGCCGTCGGCGCCGAACGAATCTACAATATCGGCATGCAGGATTTCAATCTCGATATCTGCAAGCAGATGGGCGCCCACGTCTCGATCAATGTCGCCAACGACAAGGATTTCAAGACGCGCATCTGGGATGAAACCTCCGGCGGCGTCGATGTCGTCCTCGATATGGCGGGCAACCAGAAGTCCGTCGAAACCGGATTTGAAATTCTCCGCAAAGCCGGTACTCTCGTGATGTTCGGTATTCCGCCCGATGCGGTGATGATCGATGTCAACAAAGCCATCATCTTCAAAGGCGCAACCGTGATCGGTATCAATGGCCGCAAGATGTTCGAGACCTGGTATCAGATGCAGGCGCTTCTCGATGGCGGCATGGTTGATCCGCGCCCGGTGATTACCCATCGCTACCCCTTCAAGAATTTCCTTGAAGCCGTCGACATGTTCGCCACCGGCAGTCAACCCTCCGCCAAGGTCGTGCTGATGATGGAGTAG